A section of the Lepidochelys kempii isolate rLepKem1 chromosome 4, rLepKem1.hap2, whole genome shotgun sequence genome encodes:
- the TMEM156 gene encoding transmembrane protein 156 isoform X1: MCLTMRKADLLKLLIAIIIMFFVSLPEFFKTHEASTVIISCMDACSFNNITFPLCAFNNSSESFLQQGSKKQTIFLKVFIHYSDFQNTPSICQVSRSELQPCILNSACESKNDMNVVHQESRSEVPEVTGSLEMKAKNFISFHKHFNFTVGYANEESEEYNTYYILEIHIRNSTTRRGNTTEENINHSCIAAMMEDQNGCINISLQLQTYVKNPMCMPKIIWLVLIPFVFVLAVIIVAYKVFQENKKHINSKYRATATSVIQQRDSKWSKESTPTNITQLLSEPNQRRPTAIPQTAEILPAIPEHEHFQQA, encoded by the exons ATGTGCTTGACTATGAGAAAAGCAGATCTCCTGAAATTATTAATAGCAATAATTATCATGTTCTTTGTAAGTTTGCCTGAATTTTTCAAAACCCATGAAG CAAGCACTGTAATTATATCATGCATGGATGCTTGTTCATTTAATAACATCACCTTTCCACTCTGTGCTTTTAACAATTCTTCTGAAAGCTTCCTGCAACAAGGAAGTAAAAAACAGACTATTTTTTTGAAAGTCTTTATACATTACTCTGATTTTCAAAATACTCCAAGTATTTGCCAAGTCTCCAGGAGTGAACTGCAACCATGTATTTTAAACTCAGCCTGTGAATCCAAGAATGATATGAATGTTGTTCACCAGGAATCAAGATCAGAAG ttcCAGAAGTGACAGGATCATTAGAAATGAAAGCAAaaaattttatttctttccataaacatttcaatttcactGTGGGTTATGCGAATGAAGAAAGCGAGGAATACAACACTTACTATATACTGGAAATCCACATTAGAAATTCTACAACCAGAAGAGGAAACACtacagaagaaaatataaatcACTCATGTATAGCAGCAATGATGGAAGACCAAAATGGCTGTATAAATATTTCACTGCAACTACAGACTTATGTGAAAA atcCAATGTGTATGCCGAAGATCATTTGGCTTGTTCTgattccatttgtttttgtgcttgCCGTCATTATTGTTGCCTACAAAGTAttccaagaaaataaaaaacacatcA aTAGCAAATATAGAGCAACGGCAACTTCTGTTATCCAACAAAGAGACAGCAAATGGTCAAAAGAATCTACACCTACAAATATTACTCAGCTCCTTTCAG